From Rhodothermales bacterium, a single genomic window includes:
- the pepT gene encoding peptidase T, whose translation MSEPVIPTDLPPVAARFLRYVQIDTQSDPASTTIPSTEKQKDLSRLLADELRALGVRDVEMDAYGYVYATLPAVDAPEAPVLGLLAHVDTSPDASGAGVKPIIHRNYDGRVLTLPGNPAVTLDPSRQPALLNHLGHDLITSDGTTLLGSDDKAGVAILMQLAEDLVADTATPRPEVRLCFTIDEEIGRGVDKLDLDRFGAAVAYTIDGSDMHTVFAETFNAAEATIRVTGRGVHPGYAKDIMVNAARILCEMVATLPQAETPEHTAEREGYIHLHGLHAGDVESASAHLILRDFSDEGMARRLQLLERLVERYRIQYPTATIALETREQYKNMRAYIDASDPRVVSLAFDAAERAGITLREEVVRGGTDGARLSELGIPTPNLFNGGHDYHSCFEWNTVQNLVESLRYLRVLLGVWAEAPAR comes from the coding sequence GTGTCCGAGCCCGTCATCCCGACCGATCTTCCTCCCGTCGCCGCGCGTTTCCTGCGCTATGTCCAGATCGACACCCAGTCCGATCCGGCGTCGACCACGATCCCGTCCACCGAAAAACAAAAAGACCTGAGCCGTCTCCTGGCCGACGAACTGCGCGCCCTCGGCGTACGGGATGTCGAGATGGACGCATACGGCTATGTGTACGCCACCCTGCCGGCCGTCGACGCCCCCGAGGCGCCGGTGCTCGGCCTCCTCGCCCATGTCGACACGTCGCCCGATGCCTCGGGCGCCGGCGTCAAGCCGATCATCCACCGGAACTACGACGGCCGCGTGCTGACGCTGCCCGGCAATCCCGCCGTCACGCTCGACCCATCCCGCCAGCCGGCGCTGCTCAACCACCTCGGGCACGACCTCATTACGAGCGACGGCACCACGCTGCTCGGCAGCGACGACAAGGCCGGCGTGGCTATCCTGATGCAACTCGCGGAAGACCTCGTGGCCGACACTGCCACGCCGCGCCCGGAAGTCCGCCTCTGTTTTACCATCGACGAGGAAATCGGCCGGGGCGTCGACAAGCTTGACCTCGATCGTTTCGGCGCCGCCGTGGCCTATACCATCGACGGGAGCGACATGCATACCGTGTTCGCCGAGACCTTCAACGCCGCGGAAGCCACCATCCGGGTAACCGGCAGAGGGGTGCACCCGGGCTACGCCAAAGATATCATGGTCAACGCCGCCCGCATCCTGTGCGAGATGGTCGCCACGCTGCCCCAGGCGGAAACCCCGGAGCATACCGCGGAGCGCGAGGGCTATATCCACCTGCACGGACTCCACGCCGGCGACGTCGAATCCGCCTCGGCGCACCTGATCCTGCGGGATTTTTCGGACGAGGGGATGGCGCGACGCCTGCAGCTGCTCGAACGGCTCGTCGAGCGGTATCGCATCCAGTATCCAACGGCGACGATCGCGCTCGAAACGCGAGAACAGTACAAAAACATGCGCGCCTATATCGACGCGAGCGACCCGCGCGTCGTGAGCCTCGCGTTCGACGCCGCGGAGCGGGCCGGCATCACCCTCCGCGAGGAAGTCGTGCGCGGCGGCACCGACGGCGCGCGGCTCTCGGAACTGGGCATTCCGACGCCCAACCTGTTTAACGGCGGACACGATTATCACAGTTGCTTCGAATGGAATACCGTCCAGAACCTGGTGGAGTCGCTGCGCTACCTGCGCGTCCTGCTCGGAGTCTGGGCCGAGGCGCCGGCGCGATGA
- a CDS encoding serine hydrolase yields MRAALLICSIGLVILLVRSGPWLSDKLAVYEDRTALEDSLDAFIRRELADKDLPGLSVSLVHHQRAVFERGYGMANPATATPATAYTVYRVGALSQAFTTVAILERAERGILKLDAPIETYLPAFRPLNPYGHPITLRQILAHQSGLPRESHVGHYFDASGPTLAATVAGLNETVVVYPPETFTKYSNGAFAAAGYVLEKVQEKPFEQHLRAVLDRMDLKRTSFAPRFDLRSKLAQGFQWTYDGRAVPAPLFEPGASPALGLYTTVNDLGRFLNVLFAEGESPNGGIISPAAIEEMWTLQPATARQETPYGLGFVVSSYRRERRMRIDDSFHGYTARLDALPDSKMGIAIVTNMANANAVLERIATYAFDLLHADEAGLPLPAPPATHPIPTALRNRMMGRYEGPAGELTLSVLDGDLYLCQDIRRTRLRMLNNSDTLVTDDRHSAGAWIVQQANGSIHFGPDVYARRDATPPLLQNADLLPFVGVYQNDTHALFVLERDGMLHTLLDWIRFFPLAYEEGNTFTFPAEGMFGGERARFEQDDTGRIARVTMANMTFERAADPPYPIAMRPLPGADAFNRILQELPAAPVPVAAGASRPSELVDVALVDPLLNLDIRYATSLNVVQRPIYEEPRAFLQKPVSDALFRVQETVRRKGFGLIIYDAYQPWQLTRALRATAPDSLKYFFPHPAVGGAQNRACAIALNLYDLNTGEPLAMPTEVDALVPEASAGYPITDNQLRWNRDNLRQLMEAEGFAVDPNKWWLFAHTSCEDYPILNDTFSALSQTLFDAQPPKAPLPAEQ; encoded by the coding sequence ATGCGCGCCGCACTCCTTATTTGCTCAATCGGCCTCGTCATCCTGCTCGTACGTTCAGGCCCCTGGCTATCGGACAAGCTCGCCGTATACGAAGACCGCACCGCGCTCGAGGATAGCCTGGATGCGTTCATTCGGCGGGAGCTGGCCGACAAAGACCTGCCCGGCCTCTCCGTCAGCCTCGTGCACCACCAGCGCGCCGTGTTCGAGCGCGGCTACGGCATGGCCAACCCGGCCACCGCCACGCCGGCCACCGCCTATACCGTCTATCGCGTCGGCGCCCTCTCGCAGGCCTTCACGACCGTCGCCATCCTCGAACGGGCCGAACGCGGCATCCTCAAGCTCGACGCCCCCATCGAAACGTATCTGCCCGCGTTCCGGCCGCTGAACCCCTATGGACATCCGATCACGCTGCGCCAGATCCTCGCGCATCAGTCCGGTCTGCCGCGCGAGTCGCATGTCGGGCACTATTTCGATGCCTCCGGGCCCACGCTCGCCGCGACAGTTGCCGGCCTGAATGAAACGGTGGTCGTCTATCCACCCGAAACGTTCACCAAATACAGCAACGGCGCGTTCGCGGCCGCCGGCTACGTGCTCGAGAAGGTCCAGGAAAAACCCTTCGAGCAGCATCTGCGCGCCGTGCTGGACCGCATGGATCTGAAACGGACCAGCTTTGCGCCCCGGTTCGATCTGCGGAGCAAACTGGCCCAGGGGTTTCAATGGACCTACGACGGGCGCGCCGTCCCGGCTCCGCTGTTCGAACCCGGCGCGTCGCCGGCGCTCGGCCTCTACACGACCGTCAACGACCTCGGACGTTTTCTGAATGTCCTGTTCGCGGAAGGTGAGAGTCCGAACGGTGGGATCATCTCGCCGGCGGCCATCGAGGAGATGTGGACGCTGCAACCCGCCACTGCGCGGCAGGAAACGCCGTACGGGCTCGGCTTCGTCGTGTCGTCCTACCGACGCGAACGCCGCATGCGCATCGACGACAGCTTCCACGGCTACACCGCCCGCCTGGACGCGTTGCCGGACAGCAAGATGGGCATCGCCATCGTAACCAACATGGCGAACGCAAACGCCGTCCTCGAGCGCATCGCCACGTATGCCTTCGATCTCCTGCACGCGGATGAAGCCGGCCTCCCGCTGCCGGCGCCGCCTGCCACGCACCCTATTCCCACCGCGCTGCGCAACCGCATGATGGGCCGCTACGAGGGACCCGCCGGCGAATTGACGCTGTCCGTCCTCGATGGCGATCTCTACCTCTGCCAGGATATTCGGCGAACGCGGCTCCGTATGCTCAACAACAGCGACACCCTCGTCACCGACGACCGCCATAGCGCCGGCGCCTGGATCGTCCAGCAGGCCAACGGCTCGATCCACTTCGGTCCGGACGTCTACGCGCGCCGCGATGCGACGCCCCCCCTCCTCCAGAACGCCGACCTGCTCCCCTTTGTCGGGGTCTATCAAAACGACACCCATGCCCTGTTCGTACTCGAACGGGATGGCATGCTGCATACGCTGCTCGACTGGATCCGCTTCTTCCCGCTCGCCTACGAGGAAGGCAACACCTTCACGTTCCCGGCAGAAGGCATGTTTGGCGGCGAGCGCGCCCGGTTCGAGCAGGATGATACGGGGCGCATCGCACGGGTTACGATGGCGAACATGACGTTTGAACGGGCCGCGGATCCCCCCTACCCGATCGCGATGCGTCCGCTGCCCGGCGCCGATGCCTTCAACCGGATCCTGCAGGAACTCCCGGCCGCCCCGGTGCCTGTCGCGGCCGGCGCCAGCCGGCCTTCGGAGTTGGTCGACGTGGCCCTCGTCGATCCCCTGCTGAACCTCGACATCCGGTACGCGACCAGCCTGAACGTCGTGCAGCGGCCTATTTACGAAGAACCCCGCGCATTCCTCCAAAAACCGGTATCGGATGCCCTGTTCAGGGTCCAGGAGACGGTTCGACGCAAGGGTTTCGGCCTCATCATTTACGATGCCTACCAGCCCTGGCAACTGACCCGCGCGCTGCGGGCGACGGCGCCCGATTCCTTGAAGTACTTCTTCCCCCACCCGGCGGTGGGCGGCGCGCAAAACCGGGCGTGCGCGATTGCGCTCAACCTGTACGACCTGAACACCGGCGAACCGCTCGCGATGCCCACCGAGGTCGACGCCCTGGTCCCCGAAGCCTCGGCCGGCTACCCGATCACCGACAACCAGCTGCGCTGGAATCGGGACAACCTGCGTCAGCTGATGGAGGCAGAGGGGTTTGCGGTGGATCCCAACAAATGGTGGCTCTTCGCCCACACATCCTGCGAGGACTACCCTATCCTGAACGATACGTTTTCGGCCTTGAGCCAGACGCTGTTCGATGCGCAACCGCCCAAGGCCCCGCTCCCTGCGGAGCAGTGA
- the rpoC gene encoding DNA-directed RNA polymerase subunit beta': protein MPYGKTQKIKKNFNQITISLASPEAILERSYGEVLKPETINYRSFKPEKDGLFCEKIFGPVKDWECHCGKYKRIRYKGIICDRCGVEVTQKAVRRERMGHITLSVPVVHIWYFKTLPNKIGHLLGLKSKDLERVIYYENYIVIQPGAAEKLGIERDQLLSEDEYFNVLYQIREDNNRLDDEDPEKFIAKIGGEAVELMLSRLDMEPLAQELRFQVKTETSQQRKAEALKRLAVVESFREANRRMENRPEWMVMRVIPVIPPELRPLVPLEGGRFATSDLNDLYRRVIIRNNRLKRLIDIKAPEVILRNEKRMLQEAVDSLFDNSRKANAVRSDSNRALKSLSDMLKGKQGRFRQNLLGKRVDYSGRSVIVVGPELELHQCGLPKEMAVELFKPFIIRKLIERGIVKTVKSAKKVVDRRTADVWDILEKVIDGRPVLLNRAPTLHRLGIQAFQPVLIEGKAIRLHPLVCTAFNADFDGDQMAVHLPLSYDSCLEAMILMLASHNILSPAHGGPVTVPTQDMVLGLYYLTKGKSGQKGEGMRFSTMEEVRQAFDQGVVAQHAKISVRTPDGQAIETTVGRVIFNEVVPIEVGYINEVLTKKSLRNIISRVLSATGFARSARFLDDIKNLGFERATTAGLTFSLANIVVPDAKEKLISEAQTEVEQARNFYEMGHITENERYNKVIDIWTRTNSLVSEVLFDALKADEEGFNAIYMMADSGARGSKEQIRQLGGMRGLMAKPQKSLTGSAGEIIENPIISNFKEGLSVLEYFISTHGARKGLADTALKTADAGYLTRRLVDVAQDVTITQNDCGTLRGIRISALKDNEDIVEPLADRILGRVSVHDVDDPLTGEMIVGANEMIDEAKARRISETSIEEVEIRSVLTCEARRGACALCYGRNLGTGRIVEPGEAVGVVAAQSIGEPGTQLTLRTFHIGGAASRIAAESTIQTKFAGKVVYENLRTVTYDTGEEPKEVVLARQGEIRITDPNEEGRQLISYIIPYGAEVLVSDGDTVEKGQVLASWDPYNSVRLSEVSGKVSFQDIIDGTTYREESDEQTGYKEKVITESRERNMTPAILVTTAKGDVREYPLPIRARLQIDLGDVVQAGQVLAKIPRQSAKTRDITGGLPRVTELFEARVPTDPAVVSEIDGVVSFGGRKRGAQEVIVTSRDGDIAKTYLVSLSKYLIVHEDDFVRAGDPLSDGQVSPQDILSILGPKAVQEYLVNEVQEVYRLQGVTINDKHIEVIVRQMMQKVRITDPGDTNLLEQDTVDRFVLEELNDDLYDRFVIVDPGGANSHKVGELISRRRLREMNSDLKRRDLKQIMVRESQPAVAEPILLGITQASLSTDSFISAASFQETTKVLTDAAINAQVDPLYGLKENVIVGHLIPAGSGQRRFRDIVVGSRKELAELQAAIGSSSAAARAATSVTATSAPAGGDGESVETEEG, encoded by the coding sequence ATGCCGTACGGAAAAACGCAGAAGATCAAGAAGAACTTCAACCAGATTACGATCAGTCTGGCGTCGCCCGAGGCGATCCTGGAACGGTCCTACGGTGAGGTCCTGAAACCCGAAACGATCAACTATCGCTCGTTCAAGCCCGAAAAAGACGGTCTTTTCTGCGAGAAGATCTTCGGCCCCGTGAAGGACTGGGAGTGCCATTGCGGCAAGTATAAGCGGATTCGCTACAAGGGCATCATCTGCGACCGATGCGGCGTGGAAGTGACCCAGAAGGCCGTTCGCCGCGAGCGCATGGGCCACATCACGCTGAGCGTGCCGGTGGTCCATATCTGGTATTTCAAGACGCTGCCGAACAAGATCGGCCACCTGCTGGGTCTGAAGTCCAAGGATCTCGAGCGGGTCATCTATTACGAAAACTACATCGTCATCCAGCCCGGCGCTGCCGAGAAGCTGGGCATCGAGCGGGACCAGCTTCTCAGCGAGGACGAGTACTTCAACGTGCTGTACCAGATTCGCGAGGACAATAACCGGCTCGACGACGAGGACCCCGAGAAGTTCATCGCCAAGATCGGCGGCGAGGCGGTGGAACTGATGCTGAGCCGGCTCGACATGGAGCCGCTCGCCCAGGAACTCCGCTTTCAGGTGAAGACCGAAACCAGCCAGCAGCGCAAGGCGGAAGCCCTCAAGCGCCTGGCGGTGGTCGAGTCGTTCCGCGAGGCCAATCGCCGCATGGAAAACCGTCCGGAATGGATGGTCATGCGCGTGATTCCGGTCATCCCGCCGGAACTGCGTCCGCTGGTGCCGCTCGAAGGCGGCCGGTTCGCCACGAGCGACCTGAACGACCTCTACCGCCGCGTCATCATCCGCAACAACCGCCTCAAGCGCCTGATCGACATCAAGGCGCCCGAGGTGATCCTGCGCAACGAAAAGCGCATGTTGCAGGAAGCGGTGGACTCGCTGTTCGACAACAGCCGCAAGGCCAACGCCGTCCGTTCGGATTCCAACCGCGCCCTGAAGTCGCTTTCCGACATGCTCAAGGGCAAGCAGGGCCGCTTCCGTCAGAACCTGCTCGGCAAGCGCGTCGACTACTCGGGTCGTTCGGTCATCGTCGTCGGTCCGGAGCTCGAACTGCACCAGTGCGGTCTGCCCAAGGAGATGGCGGTCGAGCTGTTCAAGCCGTTCATCATCCGCAAGCTCATCGAGCGCGGCATCGTGAAGACGGTGAAGAGCGCCAAGAAGGTCGTCGATCGCCGCACGGCGGACGTGTGGGACATCCTGGAAAAGGTCATCGACGGCCGGCCGGTGCTCCTCAACCGCGCTCCGACGCTGCACCGTCTCGGCATCCAGGCCTTCCAGCCCGTGCTGATCGAAGGCAAGGCGATCCGCCTGCATCCGCTCGTCTGTACGGCGTTTAACGCCGACTTCGACGGCGACCAGATGGCGGTCCACCTGCCCCTCAGCTACGATTCGTGCCTCGAGGCCATGATTCTGATGCTGGCGAGCCACAACATCCTCAGCCCTGCCCACGGCGGTCCGGTGACGGTACCGACGCAGGACATGGTGCTCGGGCTGTATTATCTGACCAAAGGCAAGAGCGGTCAGAAGGGCGAAGGCATGCGGTTCAGCACGATGGAGGAAGTGCGCCAGGCATTCGACCAGGGCGTCGTCGCGCAGCACGCCAAGATCAGCGTGCGCACGCCGGACGGCCAGGCGATCGAGACGACGGTCGGTCGCGTGATCTTCAACGAAGTGGTGCCGATCGAAGTCGGCTACATCAACGAGGTCCTGACCAAAAAGAGCCTGCGCAACATCATCTCGCGCGTGCTTTCGGCGACGGGTTTTGCCCGTTCGGCCCGCTTCCTGGACGACATCAAGAACCTCGGGTTCGAGCGCGCGACGACCGCCGGCCTCACGTTCTCGCTGGCGAACATCGTCGTGCCCGACGCGAAGGAGAAGCTCATCTCCGAGGCGCAGACCGAGGTCGAGCAGGCGCGCAACTTCTACGAGATGGGTCACATCACGGAGAACGAGCGCTACAACAAGGTAATCGACATCTGGACGCGCACGAACAGCCTCGTTTCCGAGGTACTGTTCGACGCGCTGAAGGCCGACGAGGAAGGGTTCAACGCCATCTACATGATGGCCGACTCCGGTGCTCGTGGTTCCAAGGAGCAGATTCGTCAGCTCGGCGGGATGCGCGGTCTGATGGCCAAGCCGCAGAAGAGCCTCACGGGCTCCGCCGGCGAAATCATCGAAAACCCGATCATCTCGAACTTCAAGGAAGGGCTGTCGGTGCTCGAGTACTTTATCTCGACGCACGGCGCGCGTAAGGGTCTGGCCGACACGGCCCTCAAGACGGCGGACGCCGGCTACCTGACGCGTCGTCTGGTCGACGTGGCGCAGGACGTCACGATCACCCAGAACGACTGCGGCACGCTCCGCGGCATCCGGATCTCGGCGCTGAAGGACAACGAGGACATCGTCGAGCCGCTGGCCGACCGCATCCTCGGCCGTGTGTCGGTCCACGACGTGGACGACCCGCTGACCGGCGAGATGATCGTCGGCGCCAACGAGATGATCGACGAGGCCAAGGCCCGCCGGATCTCGGAGACGTCGATCGAGGAAGTCGAAATCCGTTCGGTGCTGACCTGCGAAGCCCGTCGCGGCGCCTGTGCGCTGTGCTACGGCCGTAACCTCGGCACGGGCCGCATCGTCGAGCCCGGCGAGGCCGTCGGCGTCGTCGCGGCGCAGTCGATCGGTGAACCGGGCACGCAGCTTACGCTCCGTACGTTCCACATCGGTGGCGCGGCGTCGCGTATCGCGGCCGAAAGCACGATCCAGACGAAGTTCGCCGGTAAGGTGGTGTATGAAAACCTCCGTACGGTGACCTACGACACGGGCGAGGAGCCCAAGGAAGTGGTGCTGGCCCGTCAGGGTGAAATCCGGATCACGGATCCGAACGAAGAAGGCCGGCAGCTGATCTCCTACATCATCCCGTACGGCGCGGAAGTGCTCGTTTCGGATGGCGACACCGTCGAGAAGGGACAGGTGCTTGCCAGCTGGGACCCGTACAACAGCGTGCGCCTCTCCGAGGTGTCGGGTAAGGTTTCGTTCCAGGATATCATCGACGGCACGACGTACCGCGAAGAGTCCGACGAGCAGACCGGGTACAAGGAGAAGGTCATCACGGAAAGCCGCGAGCGCAACATGACGCCGGCCATCCTGGTGACCACGGCGAAAGGCGATGTGCGCGAGTATCCGCTGCCGATCCGCGCCCGTTTGCAGATCGACCTGGGGGATGTGGTTCAGGCCGGCCAGGTGCTCGCGAAGATTCCCCGCCAGTCCGCGAAAACGCGCGACATCACGGGCGGTCTGCCGCGTGTTACCGAGCTGTTCGAGGCGCGTGTCCCGACCGATCCGGCGGTGGTCAGCGAGATCGACGGCGTCGTGTCGTTCGGCGGTCGTAAGCGTGGCGCCCAGGAAGTCATCGTGACGAGCCGCGACGGCGACATCGCGAAGACGTATCTGGTGTCGCTCTCGAAATACCTCATCGTGCACGAAGACGACTTCGTTCGCGCCGGCGACCCGCTCTCCGACGGGCAGGTATCGCCGCAGGACATCCTGAGCATTCTCGGCCCGAAAGCCGTGCAGGAATACCTGGTGAACGAAGTGCAGGAAGTGTACCGCCTCCAGGGTGTGACGATCAACGACAAGCACATTGAAGTGATCGTTCGCCAGATGATGCAGAAAGTGCGCATCACGGATCCGGGCGACACGAACCTGCTCGAACAGGATACCGTCGACCGTTTCGTGCTCGAAGAGCTGAACGACGACCTGTACGACCGCTTCGTGATCGTGGATCCGGGTGGTGCGAACTCGCACAAGGTGGGCGAGCTGATCAGCCGCCGGCGTCTGCGCGAAATGAACTCCGACCTCAAGCGTCGCGACCTGAAGCAGATCATGGTTCGCGAATCGCAGCCGGCCGTTGCCGAGCCTATCCTGCTCGGCATCACGCAGGCGTCGCTTTCGACGGATTCGTTCATCTCGGCGGCGTCGTTCCAGGAGACCACGAAGGTGCTCACCGACGCGGCGATCAACGCGCAGGTGGACCCGCTGTACGGTCTGAAGGAGAACGTCATCGTCGGTCACCTCATTCCGGCCGGCTCCGGCCAGCGCCGCTTCCGCGATATCGTGGTCGGCTCCCGGAAAGAGCTCGCCGAACTGCAGGCTGCCATCGGCAGCAGCAGCGCCGCGGCCCGCGCCGCGACGTCGGTTACGGCCACGAGTGCGCCGGCCGGCGGCGACGGGGAATCGGTGGAGACGGAGGAAGGCTGA